A segment of the Methanobrevibacter oralis genome:
TCAAAAATTAGAAAGATTTAAAAAGAAATAAAAAACGCAAAAAACTAGTATTAAAACCCATCACAACAAGAAAACAACAACTAATATTTAAATCTTTTCACAAACACAACATAAAACACAAAAAAAAATCAAAGAAAAAGAAAAAAACTAAAAAAATATGACCAAGAGCTAACAAATTGACAGTGCCTAAAATAATTTTAGTTTATTTTAATGTTTTGATTAAATTTTCACATGCAATTTTAGGATTATCAGATTCATATATGCTTCTTCCAACAATAATTGCATTAGCATATTTTAATGTTTTTTTAGCATCTCCGCCTTGTTTTCCAACACCTGGAGAGATAATGTATGCATCATTACCAACAATATTTCTAATTTCCCTTAATCTATCAAGTCTTGTAGCTGGTGCAACATAATTTTTAATATTCATATCTACTCCCATTTGAGCTATTGCATCAGCATTTTTTTGTAAAAACTCTTTAGCTCCAGGATGCGACATTTCAGTAAGTAAAAATAATTCTTTATCATATTTTTTGGCACTGTTAAAACATGCTTGAACACTATCAGATCCGACAAATCCATGACAAATTATTGCATCAGCTCCTGCTTTAAATGTTTGATTACAAATTTTAGAGTTTGTAGCATCAATATCTGCAACTTTATAATCACAGATTACTTTAAAATCAAATTTTTCTTTTAAGATACCAATAATTGAAATTCCTTCAGCTAAAGTTAGCGGATAACCTATTTTTATTGTATCGATATATTCGGTTAATTGATTGCATATTTCAATGGCTTTTTTTCCACTCAATACATCTAATGCTAAAATCAAGTTGTTCTTAATTTCCATTCCTATTCTCCTATTATTAAAATCCGATATTAAAATCTATATCTTTATATATGATGAAATGCCAGTGCATGTTTTTCCATTGTAGAAAATTTTTATTTTTCTTATTTTATTTTAAATTTTAATATTGATTTGATACATATATTTATATACTAATAAGATATAAATAATTATTATCAATAAAACTTTAGTTTTTTTAGCTATTATTTAAGTTTTTATTGACAATTCTATCAATTTATTTTGATATTTACGGAGGAATTTTGACATGCATATTATGGAAGGTTATTTACCATTAGAATGGTGTATAGTATGGTTTGTTATATCATTAATCGTTGTTGCTTATGGTATATTACAAATTAAAAAGATTACGGATGAAACACCTGAATCTAAAGCATTACTTGCTGTAAGTGGTGCATTTATGTTCATTTTATCATCTTTGAAATTACCATCTGTTACTGGAAGTTGTTCTCATCCTTGTGGTAACGGATTAGGTGCAGCATTATTTGGTCCTGCAGTAACTGCAGTATTAGCAACTATTGTTCTTCTTTTCCAAGCAATTTTACTTGCTCATGGAGGATTAACTACTTTAGGTGCAAATATTTTTTCAATGGGTATTGTTGGACCATTGGTTGCATGGATTATTTACAAAGGTTTAACAAAAGCTAATATTTCATCAACCATTGCAATTTTCTTTGCAGCATTTTTAGGTGATTTATTAACTTATGTAACTACTTCATTCCAATTAGCTTTTGCATTCCCAGCTCCTACATTTACTGGAGCATTAACTAATTTCTTGGTTGTATTTGCTGTAACTCAAATACCATTAGCTATTGGGGAAGGTATTTTAACTGTGATTATTTGGGACAGATTAAAAGCTTACAAACCAAAATTATTAGCTAAGCTCAATGCTTTAGCTCCTAATGAGGCATAGGTGATTTAAATGGAGAGAACAACATTAATAATATTAGCAATCGTTTGTATTGTAATATTCATCGC
Coding sequences within it:
- the pyrF gene encoding orotidine-5'-phosphate decarboxylase; protein product: MEIKNNLILALDVLSGKKAIEICNQLTEYIDTIKIGYPLTLAEGISIIGILKEKFDFKVICDYKVADIDATNSKICNQTFKAGADAIICHGFVGSDSVQACFNSAKKYDKELFLLTEMSHPGAKEFLQKNADAIAQMGVDMNIKNYVAPATRLDRLREIRNIVGNDAYIISPGVGKQGGDAKKTLKYANAIIVGRSIYESDNPKIACENLIKTLK
- the cbiM gene encoding cobalt ECF transporter S component CbiM, yielding MHIMEGYLPLEWCIVWFVISLIVVAYGILQIKKITDETPESKALLAVSGAFMFILSSLKLPSVTGSCSHPCGNGLGAALFGPAVTAVLATIVLLFQAILLAHGGLTTLGANIFSMGIVGPLVAWIIYKGLTKANISSTIAIFFAAFLGDLLTYVTTSFQLAFAFPAPTFTGALTNFLVVFAVTQIPLAIGEGILTVIIWDRLKAYKPKLLAKLNALAPNEA